In Companilactobacillus allii, one genomic interval encodes:
- a CDS encoding head maturation protease, ClpP-related gives MTIKVTGSIVPNNYGVMYDFLGLDYTSPRKVQDSLNDANGEDVDVVINSGGGDVFSGSEIYSSLKEYSGSVNVKIYGLAASAASVIAMAGDKVSMSPTAQLMIHNVKSGQQGDYRDMDHMSDVLKNNNSALANAYTAKTNMNKDDILNLMNDETWLTADEAVDKGFADEVLFLQDKQPVLTNSLEPMFSDEALNKFLNLVNKASKADKDKEKEDEPNKDKPDKDKSTEEKPDSDKEYEPDKTKKSDPDKDKKKEKTNSLKSELELMKMRGHLYEY, from the coding sequence ATGACGATCAAAGTAACGGGGTCAATAGTTCCGAATAATTATGGCGTTATGTATGACTTCTTGGGACTTGATTATACAAGTCCTAGAAAAGTACAAGATTCATTAAATGATGCTAATGGTGAAGATGTTGATGTGGTTATCAACTCAGGCGGTGGCGATGTGTTTTCTGGTTCAGAAATCTATTCATCACTAAAGGAATACAGCGGCTCAGTCAATGTGAAAATTTATGGTTTAGCTGCTTCTGCTGCTTCTGTAATCGCAATGGCAGGGGACAAGGTATCCATGAGTCCAACAGCTCAATTGATGATTCACAACGTTAAATCAGGTCAACAAGGCGATTACCGAGACATGGACCATATGTCAGATGTGCTTAAGAACAACAATTCAGCATTGGCAAATGCTTATACTGCTAAAACAAATATGAATAAAGACGATATTTTAAACCTCATGAACGATGAAACTTGGCTCACTGCCGATGAAGCAGTGGATAAGGGATTCGCTGATGAGGTTTTGTTTTTGCAAGATAAACAGCCAGTTTTAACTAACAGCTTAGAGCCAATGTTTTCAGATGAGGCTTTGAATAAGTTTTTGAATCTTGTCAATAAGGCTTCTAAAGCTGATAAGGACAAAGAAAAGGAAGACGAACCAAACAAGGATAAACCTGATAAGGATAAATCCACTGAGGAAAAGCCCGATTCTGATAAAGAATATGAACCAGACAAAACTAAGAAGTCTGATCCAGACAAAGATAAGAAAAAAGAAAAAACCAACTCACTCAAAAGTGAATTGGAACTAATGAAAATGCGAGGACATTTATATGAATATTAA
- a CDS encoding phage portal protein: MGLFSNLFSPQEKPKVSSNYKMVVQNGNGFFNWNGNLYQSDIIRSIVRTKAQAVGKAVAKHIRGDNVNPDLYMKMLLKQPNPLMSGQMFQEKMTAMLELNNNAFAVITRDTNGFPTGIYPLSSATSFDGIIDAQGNVYVHFFLTEGRDMTFKYTDLIHLRKDYANNEIFGSPLGDTLTSLMNVVEVSNQGIIQAVKSSNAIRWLLVYNSSLRPEDLKDNAKQFADNYLKTESDTFGVAAVDSKADAKQVQINPYVPGKDQMEAVTDRIYSLFNINKAIIQASYNENQWISFYESQIEPILIQLSDQFTSKLFNTHQQAFDNHIELESSSMTYASMQTKLALAGFVDRGILSPNEVRDYFNLPPRDGGDEYILRKDTGKEKDMKGGVNNDDQSNGVNSSE, from the coding sequence TTGGGATTATTTAGTAATTTATTTTCGCCACAAGAAAAGCCAAAAGTTAGCAGTAACTACAAGATGGTCGTTCAAAATGGGAACGGCTTTTTTAATTGGAATGGGAATTTGTACCAATCAGATATTATTCGTTCAATTGTGAGAACAAAAGCGCAAGCAGTTGGTAAAGCCGTTGCTAAGCATATCAGAGGTGACAATGTGAACCCTGATTTATATATGAAAATGCTACTTAAACAGCCAAATCCATTAATGTCAGGTCAAATGTTTCAAGAAAAAATGACTGCCATGTTGGAGCTTAATAATAATGCTTTCGCAGTGATCACTCGTGACACAAACGGGTTTCCAACTGGAATTTATCCACTCAGCTCTGCTACTTCGTTTGATGGGATTATTGATGCTCAGGGGAATGTTTATGTTCACTTCTTTTTAACAGAGGGTAGGGACATGACATTTAAATATACCGACTTGATTCATTTGCGAAAAGATTATGCCAACAATGAAATATTTGGGTCACCACTTGGCGACACACTCACATCGTTGATGAATGTTGTGGAAGTATCCAACCAAGGAATTATCCAAGCAGTCAAGAGTTCCAATGCTATTCGTTGGTTACTTGTTTATAACAGCTCGTTACGACCAGAGGACTTGAAAGACAATGCTAAACAGTTCGCAGATAACTATTTGAAGACTGAATCAGACACGTTTGGTGTTGCTGCCGTTGATTCTAAGGCAGATGCGAAGCAAGTTCAGATTAATCCGTATGTGCCTGGGAAAGACCAGATGGAAGCCGTGACAGATAGGATATACAGCCTATTTAATATTAACAAAGCTATTATCCAAGCAAGTTACAACGAAAATCAATGGATATCATTCTATGAATCTCAGATTGAGCCTATTCTGATTCAATTATCAGACCAGTTCACATCTAAGTTGTTCAATACACATCAACAAGCGTTTGATAACCACATTGAACTTGAATCTAGTTCAATGACCTATGCTTCAATGCAGACCAAGCTTGCATTAGCTGGTTTTGTTGATCGTGGAATTTTAAGCCCAAATGAAGTTAGAGACTACTTTAATCTTCCACCACGCGATGGCGGCGATGAGTACATTCTTCGCAAGGATACTGGCAAAGAAAAGGATATGAAGGGAGGTGTAAATAATGACGATCAAAGTAACGGGGTCAATAGTTCCGAATAA
- a CDS encoding terminase large subunit codes for MIKYPDDYDPILEYWNTFKQNGGKNVVSQKIYLTYKHLVWKLKHDEQDFYYSNFRGNHVIEFIENYCRHSKGKMGGKKIVLELWEKAMLAAIFGFIDSNGNRQYQRATLIIGKKNGKSLLGSAVSLYLQVADGEPGPEVYAVATKKDQAKIIWNEAKSMVRKSPDLRKIIKPKIAELDSVNFNDGVFKPLSADSDTLDGLNVHGVLMDEIHQWKNGEALYNIMADGITAREEPLIFITSTAGTVREDIYDQIYDEGVQTVNGYEQDDGYKDYRSIFFIYELDNRNEWTVPAMWKKANPGLGTIKNKTTLAEKVERAKHNHSLIKNLVCKEFNIRETSTEAWLNFEDLNNEKTFDISELKPRYGIGGIDLSATTDLTCATAIFQVPNDPHIYVKQMYWIPENSFERHIVEDKIPYDKWKDRGLIRLSQGNKVNYHEITEWFKDLQDKDDIYLYKIGYDSWSAAYLIDELNNEFGRGVTEPVIQGKKTLSSPMQSMGADLKSKLIVYNNNPILKWCLSNTSVDIDKNNNIQPAKGKSKTKRIDGVASLLDAYTIRDEYLDDYNSVI; via the coding sequence ATGATTAAATATCCAGATGATTATGATCCAATCTTAGAATACTGGAACACATTTAAACAGAATGGCGGTAAGAACGTCGTTAGTCAGAAGATATATCTGACGTACAAACATCTGGTGTGGAAGTTAAAGCACGATGAACAAGACTTCTACTACTCCAACTTTCGTGGTAATCACGTTATTGAGTTTATTGAGAATTATTGCAGACATTCTAAAGGCAAGATGGGTGGCAAGAAAATTGTACTTGAGCTTTGGGAAAAAGCTATGTTAGCCGCCATCTTCGGTTTCATTGATTCTAACGGCAATAGACAATATCAACGTGCAACATTAATTATTGGAAAGAAAAACGGCAAGTCCTTGTTAGGGTCTGCCGTTTCTTTGTATCTACAAGTTGCTGATGGTGAACCCGGACCAGAAGTTTATGCGGTTGCTACCAAGAAAGACCAAGCCAAAATTATCTGGAATGAAGCCAAGTCGATGGTTAGAAAGTCGCCTGATTTAAGAAAAATTATCAAGCCTAAGATTGCTGAACTTGATTCAGTCAACTTTAATGACGGCGTTTTTAAACCACTTTCGGCCGATTCTGATACCTTGGATGGTTTGAACGTTCACGGTGTTTTAATGGACGAAATTCACCAATGGAAGAATGGAGAAGCTCTTTATAACATCATGGCTGATGGTATCACTGCTCGTGAAGAGCCATTAATATTTATTACTTCTACTGCTGGTACGGTTAGAGAAGATATTTACGACCAGATTTATGACGAGGGTGTTCAAACCGTTAATGGTTATGAGCAAGATGACGGGTATAAAGATTACCGATCAATATTCTTTATTTACGAGTTAGACAACCGCAATGAATGGACGGTTCCAGCTATGTGGAAGAAAGCTAACCCCGGCTTAGGAACGATTAAGAATAAAACCACCTTAGCTGAAAAGGTTGAGCGTGCTAAACATAATCATTCGCTGATTAAAAACCTTGTTTGCAAGGAATTTAATATTCGTGAAACTTCTACAGAAGCATGGCTAAACTTTGAAGATTTGAATAATGAAAAGACGTTCGATATTTCAGAATTGAAGCCAAGGTACGGAATTGGTGGAATTGATTTATCTGCTACTACTGATTTAACTTGTGCAACGGCTATTTTTCAGGTTCCTAATGATCCACACATTTATGTTAAGCAAATGTATTGGATTCCAGAGAACAGTTTTGAAAGACACATTGTAGAAGACAAGATTCCTTATGATAAATGGAAAGATAGGGGACTTATCAGATTGTCCCAAGGCAACAAGGTCAACTATCACGAGATAACAGAGTGGTTCAAGGACTTGCAAGATAAAGATGACATCTACTTATACAAGATTGGCTATGATTCTTGGTCTGCTGCTTATCTGATTGATGAACTTAACAATGAGTTTGGTCGTGGTGTCACAGAGCCTGTAATACAGGGTAAGAAGACTTTATCAAGTCCGATGCAGTCAATGGGTGCTGACTTGAAATCTAAATTAATTGTTTATAACAATAATCCAATTTTGAAATGGTGTTTGTCCAACACATCTGTGGACATTGATAAAAATAACAACATTCAACCTGCTAAGGGTAAGTCTAAAACTAAACGTATCGATGGTGTTGCTTCATTATTAGACGCTTATACGATTCGTGATGAATATTTGGACGACTATAACAGTGTCATTTAA
- a CDS encoding P27 family phage terminase small subunit yields the protein MSVKTENTRINKEKKSLKEAFVEIPDKKRDIADKLIERLAFMTITLQNLEDDVKENGATYMMENGKQKMLVENPAQKSYNTMINRFTATYDKLIGLLPKDVPMPAKTDDDANFKQFLGERND from the coding sequence ATGAGTGTTAAAACAGAGAACACAAGAATTAATAAGGAAAAAAAGTCACTTAAAGAAGCCTTTGTTGAAATACCTGATAAAAAGCGAGATATAGCTGACAAACTAATTGAAAGACTGGCATTTATGACTATCACCCTCCAAAACTTGGAAGATGATGTTAAAGAAAACGGCGCTACTTACATGATGGAAAATGGAAAACAAAAGATGCTAGTCGAGAATCCAGCACAAAAGTCTTACAACACTATGATTAATAGGTTCACTGCCACTTATGATAAGTTGATTGGTTTACTTCCAAAAGACGTGCCAATGCCTGCTAAAACCGATGATGACGCCAATTTTAAACAGTTTCTAGGTGAAAGAAATGATTAA
- a CDS encoding HNH endonuclease signature motif containing protein, with protein sequence MAKSWAKWFYSSKKWHKCRASYIQSVGGLCERCLANGEYKPGWIVHHKTYLNTDNIHDPDITLNFDNLEYLCQDCHNKEHHRNDTTTRQGLIFDDEGNLVDVNEEDKQNYFN encoded by the coding sequence ATGGCCAAGTCGTGGGCTAAATGGTTCTATTCAAGTAAGAAGTGGCACAAGTGCAGAGCTTCATACATTCAATCAGTTGGTGGATTGTGTGAACGTTGTTTAGCCAATGGTGAGTATAAACCTGGATGGATAGTACATCACAAGACTTATCTAAATACTGATAACATACATGATCCTGACATCACGTTGAACTTCGACAACCTAGAATACTTATGTCAAGACTGTCATAACAAAGAACATCATCGTAATGATACAACTACTAGACAAGGATTAATATTTGATGATGAAGGTAACTTGGTTGATGTTAATGAAGAAGACAAACAAAACTATTTTAATTAA
- a CDS encoding transcriptional regulator, with translation MNQLKVTGPLRRVIIIRRDIKLRIETILKDYPDMDNYIKKRKEEIMVPHREIDENVGGGKSSKISKPQETMMVTLDADRRLNMLEREKKAVEKCFFESNFETQMIIKELYFKKYRTYTLEGLNYNHVVSLSVRTIKRLKSEFLNNLANELEIYEP, from the coding sequence ATAAATCAACTGAAAGTAACTGGACCGCTAAGGAGGGTAATAATCATCAGACGAGACATTAAACTTAGAATTGAAACCATTTTAAAAGATTATCCTGACATGGATAATTACATTAAGAAACGTAAGGAAGAAATAATGGTGCCACATCGAGAAATTGATGAGAATGTAGGTGGTGGGAAGTCATCTAAAATATCGAAACCACAAGAAACAATGATGGTTACCTTAGATGCTGACAGAAGACTTAACATGCTGGAACGTGAGAAGAAAGCAGTTGAAAAGTGCTTCTTCGAATCGAATTTCGAAACTCAGATGATTATCAAAGAGTTGTATTTCAAAAAGTATCGTACATATACATTGGAAGGACTTAACTATAATCATGTTGTTAGTCTTTCAGTGAGAACAATCAAGAGATTGAAAAGTGAATTCTTAAATAATCTTGCAAATGAGTTAGAAATATATGAGCCTTAA
- a CDS encoding DNA cytosine methyltransferase: MKFLDLFAGIGGFRLGLEQAGHTCVGFVEIDKFARRSYEAIFDTEGEYTEHDINCSNTKELPEADIWCFGFPCQDISVAGKQKGFEGNRSSLFFAVTRKLHELEDKKKPSYLLIENVKNLLSINSGWDFASLQIELDSLGYDIEWDILNSKEVVPQNRERVFIIGHFRGRCTRKVFPIERKGEPIDSPKQKIIRVFDGRNTGTYGSQDVVSPDGIAGTLNTMGGGNREPKIAIREATKQGYAEAVVGDSVNFTQPNSKTRRGRVGSQRANTLQTGLNQGVVVPVLTPDRIVKRQNGRRFKENEDPMFTLNTQDRHGIYDGMSIRKLTPRECWRLQGFPDWAFDRAEKVNSNSQLYKQAGNSVTVPVIYEIAKRMN, encoded by the coding sequence ATGAAGTTTTTAGACTTATTCGCCGGAATCGGTGGTTTCAGACTAGGACTTGAACAAGCAGGACACACTTGTGTTGGATTCGTTGAAATAGACAAATTTGCTAGAAGAAGTTATGAAGCAATTTTTGATACAGAAGGAGAATATACAGAACATGACATTAACTGCAGTAACACAAAAGAATTACCCGAAGCAGACATCTGGTGTTTCGGCTTCCCCTGTCAAGATATTTCTGTCGCAGGAAAACAAAAAGGTTTTGAAGGAAATCGCTCCTCGTTATTCTTTGCCGTTACAAGAAAACTTCATGAACTCGAAGACAAAAAGAAACCTTCCTATTTACTCATTGAAAATGTTAAAAACTTACTTTCAATTAATTCAGGATGGGACTTTGCAAGCCTCCAAATTGAGTTGGACTCACTCGGGTATGACATCGAGTGGGACATTCTTAACTCAAAAGAAGTCGTGCCTCAAAACAGGGAAAGAGTATTCATTATCGGACATTTTAGAGGACGATGTACCAGAAAAGTATTTCCTATCGAAAGAAAAGGTGAACCAATTGATAGCCCAAAACAAAAAATAATTCGCGTGTTTGACGGGCGCAACACTGGCACTTATGGAAGCCAAGACGTTGTTTCACCAGATGGCATTGCCGGAACACTAAATACTATGGGTGGCGGTAACCGTGAACCTAAAATTGCTATCCGTGAAGCAACTAAACAGGGCTACGCCGAAGCAGTGGTGGGTGATTCAGTTAACTTTACACAGCCAAATAGCAAAACGAGACGCGGTCGCGTTGGAAGTCAAAGAGCTAACACATTGCAAACTGGATTAAATCAAGGTGTGGTTGTTCCAGTATTAACGCCTGATAGGATTGTTAAGCGTCAAAACGGTAGAAGATTTAAAGAAAATGAAGATCCTATGTTTACGTTAAATACACAGGATAGACACGGTATTTATGATGGTATGAGTATTCGCAAACTTACACCTCGCGAATGTTGGCGACTTCAAGGATTCCCAGACTGGGCATTTGATCGAGCAGAGAAAGTAAATAGTAATTCACAACTTTATAAACAGGCTGGTAATTCTGTGACAGTCCCAGTTATTTATGAAATTGCTAAAAGAATGAATTAG
- a CDS encoding VRR-NUC domain-containing protein, which translates to MKKIIHKSEHAIQNEIQVAISKDHCRIFRANVGTVSLPNGGYFKTGLPPGYPDLHGYKQSNGKMFYIEVKNATGRPREDQIKFHKKLMADHIIHGIARSPEDALKIINDELVGYGY; encoded by the coding sequence GTGAAAAAAATAATTCATAAATCAGAACACGCAATCCAAAATGAGATTCAAGTAGCAATAAGTAAAGACCATTGTCGGATTTTTAGAGCGAATGTTGGAACGGTATCGCTTCCAAATGGTGGTTACTTTAAAACAGGTTTGCCACCAGGGTACCCAGATTTGCATGGTTATAAACAAAGTAATGGAAAGATGTTTTATATCGAGGTTAAAAATGCTACCGGTAGACCCCGAGAAGACCAAATAAAATTCCACAAAAAATTGATGGCTGATCATATCATTCATGGAATCGCACGCAGTCCGGAAGATGCCTTAAAAATAATCAACGATGAGTTGGTTGGATATGGATATTAA
- a CDS encoding VapE domain-containing protein — MDKFSKMQHENKIVELPIQFELNEKGSIKANSLKNIGLILEHDKLLRNIFAFNDFTHEIGVTKDVPELNIDKGQMIDDYDAAVLRYVEDTYHIMFNRNLLEMAVINDARKRRYNPVVEYFDAVYTAWDGKHRIDNFLPEYLGVDKSPITTLITKIFFTGAVAKAYEPETKFDFVLDLVGGQGAGKTIFLKKMGMAWYTDQFSDFKDKDNFSIMLRNLIVNDDEMTATNNSSFESLKKFVSAQELEFRPPYGKNSIRYDKNFVMARTTNEMTYLKDRTGERRFLPVKVSSDKQIKSPFDDLNEKEVGLMWGEFVSYYQNNFEFGLTKDQEKSLAKYREDFMYIDEVETEVEEFLEQWPKDFVSSKNIGKYLGEDNLVKNRRLSKKIKYIMDNKVGWTYTNNPKRGYKKD; from the coding sequence ATGGATAAATTTTCAAAAATGCAGCATGAAAATAAAATTGTAGAATTGCCGATACAATTTGAGTTAAATGAAAAAGGCAGTATCAAAGCAAATAGTTTAAAAAATATCGGGTTAATTTTAGAACACGACAAGTTACTAAGAAATATATTTGCTTTTAATGATTTCACTCATGAAATTGGTGTGACCAAAGATGTACCAGAATTGAATATCGACAAAGGCCAAATGATTGATGATTACGATGCAGCAGTTCTCAGATATGTGGAAGATACCTACCACATTATGTTTAATAGAAATCTGCTTGAAATGGCAGTAATAAATGACGCCCGCAAGCGCCGTTATAATCCGGTCGTTGAATATTTTGACGCTGTATACACGGCGTGGGATGGCAAACACCGTATAGATAACTTCTTACCTGAATACTTAGGAGTTGATAAGTCACCTATCACCACATTAATCACTAAAATATTCTTCACTGGTGCAGTAGCCAAAGCATATGAACCTGAAACTAAGTTCGATTTCGTTCTAGATTTGGTAGGAGGCCAAGGAGCTGGTAAAACAATATTCCTTAAAAAAATGGGAATGGCTTGGTACACTGATCAGTTTTCAGATTTCAAAGATAAAGATAACTTTTCTATTATGTTAAGAAATTTAATCGTTAATGATGATGAAATGACCGCTACCAATAATAGCAGCTTCGAAAGTTTAAAAAAATTCGTATCAGCTCAAGAGTTAGAGTTCCGCCCACCATATGGTAAGAATTCAATTAGATATGATAAAAACTTCGTAATGGCCAGAACCACAAATGAAATGACCTACTTAAAAGATAGAACGGGCGAACGTCGATTCTTACCAGTCAAAGTTAGCAGCGACAAACAAATTAAGTCACCATTTGATGACTTAAATGAAAAAGAAGTTGGATTGATGTGGGGAGAATTCGTTAGTTATTATCAAAATAATTTTGAATTTGGACTAACTAAGGATCAAGAAAAGTCATTGGCAAAATATCGTGAAGATTTCATGTATATAGATGAAGTAGAAACAGAAGTAGAAGAGTTCTTAGAACAATGGCCAAAAGATTTCGTTAGCAGTAAGAATATTGGAAAATATTTAGGTGAAGATAACTTAGTTAAAAATCGGAGATTGTCAAAAAAAATCAAATATATTATGGATAACAAAGTTGGTTGGACATATACAAACAATCCAAAAAGAGGATACAAGAAAGATTAG
- a CDS encoding bifunctional DNA primase/polymerase codes for MQNLVNYAAKYAEKGLSVLPMLNKRPLIEFADSKPMKSDEVRRVWKQFPFAQIAVRTIDLFVIDIDTKEAHGHDGFKSIDEYEHKDLLIPTLEQETSSGGRQLIYFKRKDMSMSQHIAWLPGVDVKAHNNNYFMIAPSEVKGKKYKWLNHNPIVTPSKELIELINKKEYKSTNSYIPGQTYTTDKTATSNLFEQIVNGFGETGGRNSALTSFVGGLLFRNVEVSTAYELAKQANENTPKSLPPKEFENTFNSMLEKEMKRRKEIEEIGKHLKK; via the coding sequence GTGCAAAATTTAGTGAACTATGCAGCGAAATATGCTGAAAAGGGTTTATCAGTATTACCAATGCTTAACAAGCGACCACTTATTGAATTCGCAGATTCGAAACCGATGAAATCAGATGAAGTTAGAAGAGTTTGGAAACAATTTCCGTTTGCCCAAATCGCTGTAAGAACAATTGACCTATTTGTAATTGATATTGATACAAAAGAAGCTCATGGCCACGATGGTTTTAAGTCTATTGATGAGTATGAACATAAGGACTTGTTAATACCAACGCTTGAACAAGAAACGTCATCAGGTGGACGTCAGTTGATTTATTTTAAACGCAAAGATATGTCAATGTCTCAACATATTGCATGGTTGCCTGGTGTCGATGTCAAAGCGCATAACAATAACTATTTTATGATTGCACCCAGTGAAGTAAAGGGTAAAAAGTATAAGTGGTTAAATCATAATCCGATTGTTACACCATCAAAAGAATTAATTGAGCTGATTAATAAGAAAGAATACAAGTCAACTAACTCATATATTCCAGGTCAAACTTATACAACAGATAAAACGGCTACATCAAATTTATTTGAACAAATCGTAAATGGATTTGGTGAAACGGGTGGTAGAAATAGCGCTCTGACAAGTTTTGTTGGAGGATTGTTGTTTAGAAATGTGGAAGTATCGACTGCTTATGAATTGGCCAAACAAGCGAATGAAAATACACCTAAGTCGTTGCCACCTAAAGAATTTGAAAATACTTTCAATTCAATGTTGGAAAAGGAAATGAAGAGGAGAAAGGAGATAGAAGAGATTGGAAAACACCTTAAAAAATAA
- a CDS encoding AAA family ATPase, giving the protein MNILPENKPHTPNRTPHNFFIWGNTMSGKSFLASKFPDSIVLSTDDNELNSGTRPTIQLVNKVDAKGNITDSVIDILDRYILALRTERNTYKTVVVDVIEDVCTLIEQAICKEKGVASLADIGYGAGFSLFNSMLQELVMNLKSLPMNVVYISREESKTVDNAVESVPALKQKYYNVVNGNCDLVIHTQHVGKTYFRSITDKRREYKDSEITDPQIKRILEAIPGALIKTKGENK; this is encoded by the coding sequence ATGAATATATTACCGGAAAACAAGCCACACACACCAAATAGGACGCCACATAACTTCTTCATTTGGGGAAATACAATGAGCGGAAAGAGTTTCTTGGCCTCAAAATTTCCCGACTCAATTGTATTGAGTACAGATGACAATGAGTTAAATTCGGGAACACGTCCAACCATTCAACTTGTAAATAAGGTTGACGCAAAAGGAAACATAACAGATTCGGTTATTGATATTTTAGATAGGTATATTTTAGCGCTAAGAACTGAGCGCAACACATACAAGACGGTCGTAGTTGATGTAATTGAGGACGTTTGTACTTTAATTGAACAGGCAATTTGTAAAGAAAAAGGTGTCGCTTCCTTAGCCGATATTGGATATGGTGCAGGATTTTCATTATTCAATTCGATGTTACAAGAATTGGTCATGAACTTGAAATCTCTACCAATGAATGTTGTTTATATCAGTCGTGAGGAATCAAAGACAGTTGATAACGCTGTGGAGTCAGTTCCAGCGTTGAAACAAAAATACTACAACGTTGTTAATGGTAATTGTGATTTAGTCATTCATACACAACATGTTGGTAAGACATATTTTAGAAGTATCACTGATAAGCGACGTGAATATAAAGATTCAGAAATAACTGATCCACAAATTAAAAGGATTTTGGAAGCAATACCAGGAGCATTAATTAAAACTAAAGGAGAAAATAAATAA
- a CDS encoding DEAD/DEAH box helicase gives MFELRDYQLKTINNIYKSYADGHRSIMVQQPPRTGKTVIMAAIAKRATDKGNRILFMVHRKEIVDQVIKTFKQQEVDMSLAKIGMVQTLTRHVENLDKPDIIFVDEAHHALAKSYRRILDNFPDSLKLLFTATPYRLSGKGFTDIADDLIVGDSIKQLIKDGFLAPIDYYAPNQLDISQLKVKRNGEFDEESVKEAFKPKVYGNVVNTFRKLAKNKQAIAYTYNVSSSIKLAKELNDNGFTAKSVSGNTPKDERQRIIEEYRAGKIQVVTNAELFTEGLDLPNVDCVIMLRPTQSLSLFLQFSMRCMNPRDGKRAVIIDHVGNVNRFGLPTEKRDWKLEGNGQRNNSNGNSDAKPISTCPECFAIFYRRGDQCPYCGAKLGEEKQLETVEDVELHKVREEHVRRAKLMMQSKLMDKVSRKDPHELKNMKEIKAYAEFKNYKPGWVYFYGKKRRFIK, from the coding sequence TTGTTTGAATTAAGAGACTATCAACTAAAAACAATCAACAACATATACAAATCGTATGCTGATGGTCACCGGTCAATTATGGTTCAACAACCGCCAAGGACTGGCAAAACGGTGATAATGGCAGCCATTGCTAAGCGCGCAACAGACAAAGGCAACCGTATATTGTTCATGGTTCATCGAAAAGAGATTGTTGATCAAGTAATAAAGACGTTTAAGCAACAAGAAGTAGATATGAGTTTAGCCAAAATCGGCATGGTTCAAACATTGACCAGACATGTGGAAAATCTGGATAAGCCAGATATCATCTTCGTTGATGAAGCACACCATGCTCTTGCTAAATCGTATCGTAGGATACTTGATAATTTCCCAGATTCACTAAAATTATTGTTCACGGCCACACCATATCGGTTGAGTGGCAAAGGCTTCACGGATATAGCCGATGATTTGATTGTTGGCGATTCCATTAAACAATTGATAAAAGATGGATTCTTGGCGCCAATCGATTATTATGCACCGAACCAATTGGATATATCACAATTGAAAGTTAAGAGAAATGGTGAGTTTGATGAAGAGTCTGTTAAAGAAGCGTTCAAGCCAAAAGTTTATGGAAATGTAGTTAACACTTTCAGAAAGTTGGCTAAGAATAAGCAGGCAATTGCCTATACATACAACGTTTCTAGCTCAATTAAATTAGCAAAAGAGCTAAATGACAACGGATTTACAGCGAAATCAGTAAGCGGTAATACGCCTAAAGATGAGCGACAACGAATAATTGAAGAATATCGTGCCGGCAAAATTCAAGTGGTGACTAATGCAGAACTTTTCACTGAAGGATTGGACTTACCAAATGTTGATTGTGTCATAATGCTACGACCAACACAGTCACTATCACTATTCTTACAATTCTCAATGAGATGCATGAACCCACGCGATGGGAAGCGAGCTGTAATCATTGATCACGTCGGGAATGTTAACCGATTTGGTTTGCCAACGGAAAAACGTGATTGGAAGTTGGAAGGAAATGGCCAAAGGAATAATAGTAATGGTAATTCTGACGCCAAACCAATTTCTACTTGTCCCGAATGCTTTGCAATTTTCTATCGACGTGGTGACCAATGCCCGTATTGTGGCGCTAAACTCGGCGAGGAAAAACAGTTAGAAACTGTTGAAGATGTTGAGCTGCATAAAGTAAGAGAAGAGCATGTTAGAAGAGCTAAATTAATGATGCAATCCAAACTAATGGACAAAGTGTCAAGAAAAGACCCGCATGAATTAAAGAACATGAAAGAAATTAAAGCCTATGCAGAATTCAAAAATTATAAACCAGGTTGGGTTTACTTCTATGGAAAGAAAAGGAGATTTATTAAATGA